The Candidatus Bathyarchaeia archaeon DNA segment CACAAACTCAAGCATGTAAGGATTTAACCCAGCCCTTTCCAGCACGCTTTGAAAAGTAGCAAGATGCATGCGTGGCGTGCAGCTAGCAACTACAACTCTGTCCAGATTCTCCTTTTTTATAGCTTCGGCAATCATTTCTTGAGCTGGTTTAGAGCATAAATACTTGTGATATTTGGCTACTGCCACGCCTTCCCAGCTTTTAATGGCGTCAACAACTGCTTTAACGTCCACAACGTCGCCTATGTTTCCGCCACATTCACAGACGAAAATTCCGATTTTCGGCGTTTTCTTCTCCATCTTGACAATCTCCGCTTTCCATGATAGTTTTAGATGATACAAGGGAAAACACTTATTAAAAATCTTATGCCCCAATTTAGTTAAAAGTGATGTTGAACATGAACGCTCAAGAACTCGTGCAGAAACACAAGCTTCTCGAGTGCATCCAATGTGGAACATGCACTGGAAGCTGTCCAGTGGCAAGAAAAGCTAACTTAAACGTTAGAAAATACATGCGTGAAGTCGCCACCTTTGGCAAGTTAACAATTCATCCACAGAACGAGCTATGGAGTTGCACGACATGCTCAACATGTGGCGTGCGATGCCCAAAAGAAATAAACCCATACGAATTCTTAATCGACATTCGCAGCATGGCTGTTGAAGAAGGACAAATCGCACCGACAATTCGAGACGCGTTAGAAAGCATATTCAAAAATGGCAACCCTTGGGCAAGAATACGCAATAAGCGTTCAGAATGGAGTCAAGATTTAAATCTCAAGCATGCTTCGCAAGGCGCAGAAATCCTCTATTATGTCGGCTGCACATCAGCCTATGACCCGAGAGTGCAAAACGTAGCCAAAAGCCTTGTAGCATGTTTCCAGAAAGCCGGATTAAACTTTGGCGTGTTGGGCGATGAGGAAACATGTTGTGGAAGCGAAGTTTACGGCATGGGCGAAAAGGGCTTGTTCGATTTTCTCGTTGAAGAAAACATGAAAATTTTCAGCAAATACAACGTAAAGCAAACTGTCACAAACTGTCCCCACGGTTTTCACGCATTCAAAAACAGGTATAATCAAACAAGCATTGAAGTGCAACATCACACGCAACTGCTTGCAAAACTGATAGACGAGAAAAAACTAACTTTCACAAAAGAAGTTAACAAAAAAGTAATCTATCACGACCCATGCTTTCTCGGAAAACAGAACAACATCTACGAAGAACCACGCAAAGTCATCGAAAGCGTGCCAGGAGTAAAACTGTTAGAATTTGACCGTTCCAAAGCAAGAAGCCTTTGCTGTGAAGGTGGTGGTGGAAGACTTTGGGTTGACATTCCAGGTCCTCGTTTGGCAGAAATCCGCGTTAAGGATGCTGTTGAAGCTGGTGCGGAGATTTTGGCTGTGGCGTGTCCATTCTGCCTATTGACCATAGAAGATGCTGTTAAGACAACTGGTAACGAGGGCAAAATCCAAATAATGGATATAGCGGAACTGCTTGCTTTGGCAATTTAGCTTTTTTACATTATTTGTTGTTGGATTTTTCGGAATATTCTTATTTTTCAGAAAAGTCTAAATATTCCGCTTTGCAATTTCTCTCAGGAAGTGAAAACATGACTAACAACACGGGATGCTGCAAAGTCGATGCAGTAGTCACTGTTGATTCTAAAGGACAAATCGTTTTACCAAAAGATTTACGAGAAAAAGCCAGACTGAAACCAAACGATAAATTGGCAGTCATAGGGTGCGAACGTAACGGCGAGGTATGCTGCATCATGATGGTCAAAGCCGAAGCGCTTGGAAACACGGTGAAAAGCATGCTGGGACCAATATTGAAAGATGTTTTCAAGTAAGGAGGTGTTAATTTGGTAAGAGAAGAAGAGATTAAGAAAATGGTGAGAAAAAGCTATGCTAAGGCAGCTAAAAAAGAATCTTGCTGCTGTGGTCCGGAATGTAAGGCAAATTTTGAGCAGATTGGCTACAGCAAACTCGAACTGGAATCGCTTCCCGAAGGCGCCGCTTTCAGTCTGGGATGTGGAAACCCAGTAGCGCTTGCATCACTTAAGGAAGGCGAAACAGTTCTTGACCTTGGTTCTGGTGGTGGGCTTGACTGTTTTCTTGCAGCGAAAAAAGTTGGAGAAAAAGGACGTGTTATCGGCGTTGATATGACGCCTGAAATGATTGACAAGGCAAGAGAAAACTGTAGAAAAGGTGGATACAAAAATGTGGAGTTTCGGCTTGGAGAAATTGAGAACCTTCCAGTTGCAGACAACACGGTTGACGTTATTATTTCAAACTGTGTCATCAATCTTTCACCGAGCAAAAAGAGAGTTTTCGAAGAAGCCTTCAGAGTGCTAAAGCCTGGTGGAAGATTAATGATTTCTGACATTGTCTTATTGAAAGAGTTGCCTAAAGCGATAAAGGAAAAGGAGCAAGCATACGTTGGCTGTATTTCCGGAGCAGTGATGAAAGACCAATATCTAGAATTAATCAAAAAGGCTGGCTTTCAAGATGTTAAGGTTGTTGAAGAAACACGTTTCCCCATTGACTTCGTTGTTGACGACCCATCTGCAAAGGCTATGATGGAAGATTTTGACATTTCATTAGAAGAAGCAAAAGAATACGCTAGCTCAATTGCAAGCATCAAAGTCTACGGCATAAAACCCAAATAGCAAACACACCATTACGAAGACTTCATAAACCCCAACCTTCCAACTATTCTTCTCGGGAAATGCACATGGAAAACTGGGAACTGATAATCATTGGTGCTGGTCCTGCTGGACTTGCTGCT contains these protein-coding regions:
- a CDS encoding arsenite methyltransferase, with the protein product MVREEEIKKMVRKSYAKAAKKESCCCGPECKANFEQIGYSKLELESLPEGAAFSLGCGNPVALASLKEGETVLDLGSGGGLDCFLAAKKVGEKGRVIGVDMTPEMIDKARENCRKGGYKNVEFRLGEIENLPVADNTVDVIISNCVINLSPSKKRVFEEAFRVLKPGGRLMISDIVLLKELPKAIKEKEQAYVGCISGAVMKDQYLELIKKAGFQDVKVVEETRFPIDFVVDDPSAKAMMEDFDISLEEAKEYASSIASIKVYGIKPK
- a CDS encoding (Fe-S)-binding protein, whose product is MNAQELVQKHKLLECIQCGTCTGSCPVARKANLNVRKYMREVATFGKLTIHPQNELWSCTTCSTCGVRCPKEINPYEFLIDIRSMAVEEGQIAPTIRDALESIFKNGNPWARIRNKRSEWSQDLNLKHASQGAEILYYVGCTSAYDPRVQNVAKSLVACFQKAGLNFGVLGDEETCCGSEVYGMGEKGLFDFLVEENMKIFSKYNVKQTVTNCPHGFHAFKNRYNQTSIEVQHHTQLLAKLIDEKKLTFTKEVNKKVIYHDPCFLGKQNNIYEEPRKVIESVPGVKLLEFDRSKARSLCCEGGGGRLWVDIPGPRLAEIRVKDAVEAGAEILAVACPFCLLTIEDAVKTTGNEGKIQIMDIAELLALAI
- a CDS encoding HgcAB-associated protein: MTNNTGCCKVDAVVTVDSKGQIVLPKDLREKARLKPNDKLAVIGCERNGEVCCIMMVKAEALGNTVKSMLGPILKDVFK